A region of Acidobacteriota bacterium DNA encodes the following proteins:
- a CDS encoding enoyl-CoA hydratase-related protein — MSFQFLTIERRGAVEYVMLNRPDVRNAFNENVIAELTAWARGAHADPALRVVVFSGAGKVFSAGADAAWMAKMAGYSHQDNVRDATAGAEMFLAIDTIPAIVIGRIHGAALGGGSGLAAVCDIVIAETAAVFGFTETKLGILPAMISPYVIQKIGVSAARELFLTGARFDAARAKEIGLVHAVVASDQLDATVAKHVTEALTASPTAVARAKALIPRVAGRAPGEVMAITAEAIAAQRVSPEGQDGLTAFLNKATPGWVKESQ; from the coding sequence ATGAGCTTCCAATTCCTCACCATCGAGCGCCGCGGCGCGGTCGAGTACGTCATGCTCAACCGGCCCGACGTACGTAATGCCTTTAACGAGAACGTCATTGCCGAGCTCACGGCCTGGGCGCGTGGCGCGCATGCCGACCCGGCGTTGCGCGTGGTCGTGTTCAGCGGCGCGGGCAAGGTCTTCAGCGCCGGCGCCGATGCCGCGTGGATGGCGAAGATGGCGGGCTATTCGCACCAAGACAACGTGCGCGATGCGACCGCGGGCGCCGAAATGTTCCTGGCAATCGACACCATCCCCGCGATCGTGATCGGCCGCATCCACGGCGCCGCGCTTGGCGGCGGCTCCGGCCTCGCCGCCGTCTGCGACATCGTGATCGCCGAGACCGCCGCGGTGTTTGGCTTCACCGAGACCAAGCTGGGCATTCTGCCGGCAATGATCTCGCCGTACGTAATCCAGAAGATCGGGGTGTCGGCCGCTCGGGAGTTGTTCCTGACCGGGGCGCGCTTCGATGCGGCACGGGCCAAGGAGATTGGCCTCGTCCACGCCGTCGTGGCGTCGGACCAGCTCGACGCGACGGTCGCGAAGCACGTCACCGAGGCGCTGACGGCCTCACCTACCGCCGTCGCTCGGGCCAAGGCGCTGATCCCCCGCGTGGCGGGCCGCGCGCCGGGTGAGGTCATGGCCATCACCGCCGAAGCCATTGCCGCCCAGCGCGTCTCGCCCGAAGGACAGGATGGGTTGACGGCGTTTCTGAACAAAGCCACGCCGGGCTGGGTCAAGGAATCGCAGTGA
- a CDS encoding ferritin-like domain-containing protein codes for MAGNTLRDAFVDEVRDMYNAEKQLLKALPKLAKAASSDELRTALESHLEETQGQVARLEKVFELLDEKPRGKHCAGMAGIIEEGSDMLQEDFEGAVMDACIIAAGQRAEHYEMAAYGTSIAWAEALGLTEVAQLLTETLEEEKAADMKLSAMAEAGINDAATTDDPDEMDEDDEDEPAKTESTRVGALARSAKRRAKG; via the coding sequence ATGGCTGGAAACACGTTGAGAGATGCGTTCGTTGACGAGGTTCGGGATATGTACAACGCCGAGAAGCAACTGCTGAAGGCGCTGCCCAAGCTGGCGAAGGCGGCGAGCAGCGATGAGCTGCGCACGGCGCTCGAAAGCCACCTCGAGGAAACCCAGGGGCAGGTCGCCCGCCTGGAGAAGGTGTTCGAACTGCTCGACGAGAAGCCGCGCGGCAAGCACTGCGCCGGCATGGCCGGCATCATCGAAGAGGGCAGTGACATGCTGCAAGAGGACTTCGAAGGTGCGGTCATGGACGCGTGCATCATCGCGGCCGGCCAGCGCGCCGAGCACTACGAGATGGCCGCCTACGGCACCTCGATCGCCTGGGCCGAGGCGCTCGGGCTGACCGAGGTCGCCCAGCTGCTGACCGAGACCCTGGAGGAGGAAAAGGCCGCCGACATGAAGCTGTCGGCCATGGCCGAAGCGGGCATCAACGACGCCGCGACCACTGACGACCCGGACGAAATGGACGAGGACGACGAAGACGAGCCAGCGAAGACCGAATCCACACGGGTCGGCGCGCTGGCCCGGTCAGCGAAACGTCGGGCGAAAGGGTAG
- a CDS encoding AsmA-like C-terminal region-containing protein — MSRRLKLASGGLILAIAAAAGVLVALRGLEPRLHRSVTGALSEALESDVTLGRVSLAPFPLRLTARDLVIRHHGRTDIPPLIVVQSFVVDLKPMDLWSSTVEHVRVDGMEVHIPPKDETGKRPLPKAGDGGGGEGPPLVVRRFTATNTRLAIIPRTKDKNPKVWDIYELEMDDLGAEAPARFRAALTNPIPYGTIESAGRFGPWDAAEPGASALEGEYAFAADLGTIKGLRGHLDASGSMGGTLEQIVTRGETRTPDFTLTALEGASLPLTTTYDALVDGTKGDVELKRVDIMLGNSPLQARGVIEGTHGLRGKRVVLNVTATAVNLAELLQLTSKAKPPMARGTVSVDAAFDLPQGDADVMDRLELEGSFKAERLRFADAGVQDKIDTLSRRGQGRPTDESIDNVASNVTSKFALRKRALTYRGLAFTVQGASIKLDGTHRLGSRTLALEGEVLLKASASNTLTGFKRWMVKPFDSLLRKNGAGTRLVIRVEGTQDEPKVGLELGKTLRGQ, encoded by the coding sequence ATGAGTCGCCGCCTGAAGCTCGCCTCCGGGGGCCTCATCCTGGCGATCGCCGCCGCCGCCGGCGTGCTCGTCGCGCTGCGCGGTCTCGAGCCGCGCCTGCACCGCTCGGTGACCGGTGCGCTCAGCGAAGCGCTGGAGAGCGACGTGACGCTCGGACGGGTCTCATTGGCCCCATTTCCGCTTCGCCTCACCGCTCGCGACCTGGTGATCCGTCACCATGGACGCACCGACATTCCCCCGCTGATCGTGGTGCAGTCGTTTGTCGTCGACTTGAAACCGATGGACTTGTGGAGTTCCACGGTCGAGCACGTCAGAGTTGACGGCATGGAAGTGCACATCCCGCCAAAGGACGAGACCGGCAAGCGGCCCTTGCCGAAGGCCGGCGACGGCGGCGGCGGCGAAGGACCGCCGCTCGTGGTGCGCCGATTCACGGCCACCAATACACGCCTGGCCATCATCCCAAGGACCAAGGACAAGAACCCAAAGGTCTGGGACATCTACGAGCTCGAAATGGATGACCTTGGAGCCGAGGCTCCGGCGCGGTTCAGGGCGGCGCTGACCAATCCCATTCCCTACGGGACAATTGAATCGGCTGGTCGCTTCGGTCCGTGGGACGCGGCCGAGCCGGGCGCCAGCGCCCTCGAAGGCGAGTACGCCTTTGCCGCCGACCTGGGAACCATCAAAGGCCTGCGCGGCCACCTGGACGCTTCTGGGAGCATGGGCGGCACCCTCGAGCAGATTGTGACGCGCGGGGAGACCCGCACGCCTGACTTCACGCTGACGGCCCTCGAAGGCGCCAGCCTGCCGCTCACGACCACTTACGATGCGCTGGTCGACGGCACCAAGGGCGACGTCGAACTGAAGCGCGTGGACATCATGCTGGGCAACTCGCCGCTGCAGGCCCGGGGCGTGATCGAAGGCACGCACGGCTTGAGGGGCAAGCGGGTCGTGCTCAATGTCACTGCCACGGCCGTGAACCTCGCCGAGCTGTTACAACTCACCAGCAAGGCGAAGCCGCCCATGGCCCGCGGCACCGTCAGTGTCGATGCCGCGTTCGACCTGCCGCAGGGCGATGCTGACGTCATGGACCGGCTGGAACTCGAGGGCTCGTTCAAGGCGGAGCGCTTGCGATTCGCCGATGCGGGGGTGCAGGACAAGATCGACACCTTGAGCCGGCGCGGCCAGGGCCGTCCCACCGACGAGTCGATTGATAACGTCGCCTCGAACGTGACCAGCAAGTTCGCACTGCGCAAGCGGGCGCTCACCTACCGCGGACTCGCCTTTACCGTGCAGGGCGCCTCGATCAAGCTGGACGGCACGCATCGGCTCGGCTCCCGGACGCTGGCGCTCGAGGGCGAAGTGCTGCTGAAGGCGTCGGCGTCGAACACCCTGACCGGCTTCAAGCGCTGGATGGTCAAGCCGTTTGATTCGCTGCTGCGCAAGAACGGCGCTGGTACCCGACTGGTAATTCGCGTGGAAGGCACCCAGGACGAGCCCAAGGTTGGGCTCGAACTGGGCAAGACGCTGCGAGGACAGTAG
- a CDS encoding ATP-binding protein, with protein MRHQAAATARQTTVWEDLGLGVAAFALCLALTMGLGLWLSYVTGALFTLGVAILAWHRGFGPALVAAVLGTAAIGPLTVAMDASAEAINLPLRVVLVGVVSLAVAWLCGNLYRSRERLLIEQSRLRESEGFHRLIGELASDFAFHARIEPDGHIVIDSATSGLHALLGYTLEELQRRPGLALIHPDDRDALQSALARAGGGADVHGDARVIAKDGHLVYVEYSAHPERREDGMLTGVLGAFRDVTIQRQQQVALAEERQRLLVDIKMRQEAEGQLRLAKDEAERRANEAEEARAALRDRERRLQYEAQLKDEFLATLAHELRNPLAPLRNVTEILRLEPLSDTARQATGVMERQIGQLVRLIDDLMDVSRITRGHLTLQRQPTDLRTIIESAIETAQPQLAAAGVSLSTDIPAQPCLLDVDATRIAQIFLNLLTNAAKFTPTGGRVWLTVKPGTDRVAVVVRDSGIGLAPEDLDRVFGMFVQLNRDMRRSQTGLGIGLTLVKQMAELHGGSVAVWSEGLGHGSEFTVTLPLAPVAAQAASADRPAPAPRPTWRILVADDSEDGADSLAFLLRAAGHEVHTAYDGRTAIRLAEELLPDVVLLDIGMPEVSGYDVARAIRREGWGRTMRLIALTGWGQAEHRRRSLEVGFDEHLVKPVELDVLEEVLQLGMPAPISGKPHSTS; from the coding sequence ATGCGCCACCAAGCCGCGGCTACCGCGAGGCAGACGACCGTGTGGGAGGACCTCGGCCTGGGGGTCGCCGCCTTTGCCCTCTGTCTCGCCCTCACGATGGGCCTTGGGCTGTGGTTGAGCTACGTGACCGGCGCGCTGTTTACCCTGGGCGTGGCCATCCTGGCGTGGCACCGCGGTTTTGGGCCCGCGCTGGTCGCCGCCGTTCTCGGCACGGCCGCGATTGGTCCACTCACCGTAGCGATGGATGCCAGCGCCGAGGCAATCAACCTCCCCCTGCGCGTGGTCCTGGTCGGCGTCGTCTCGCTCGCCGTCGCCTGGCTGTGCGGCAACTTGTATCGGTCGCGAGAACGACTGCTGATCGAACAATCCCGATTGCGCGAGAGCGAGGGTTTCCACCGGCTGATTGGCGAGCTGGCCTCCGACTTCGCCTTCCATGCGCGCATCGAACCCGACGGCCACATTGTCATCGACTCGGCCACGAGCGGGCTTCACGCCCTGCTGGGCTACACGCTCGAAGAGCTGCAACGGCGGCCGGGCCTGGCGCTGATCCATCCCGACGATCGCGATGCGCTGCAGTCGGCATTGGCGCGCGCCGGCGGCGGCGCCGACGTGCACGGCGACGCGCGGGTGATCGCGAAAGATGGCCACCTGGTTTACGTCGAGTACAGCGCGCATCCCGAGCGCCGCGAAGACGGCATGCTGACGGGCGTGCTGGGCGCCTTCCGCGACGTCACGATCCAGCGGCAACAGCAGGTGGCGCTCGCCGAAGAGCGGCAACGGCTGTTGGTGGACATCAAGATGCGCCAGGAGGCGGAAGGCCAACTCCGGCTGGCCAAGGATGAGGCCGAACGCCGCGCGAATGAAGCCGAGGAGGCCCGCGCGGCGCTGAGAGACCGCGAGCGCCGCCTGCAGTACGAGGCGCAATTAAAGGACGAGTTTCTGGCCACGCTGGCGCACGAGCTGCGCAACCCGCTGGCGCCGCTGCGCAACGTCACCGAGATCCTGCGGCTCGAACCCCTGTCCGACACCGCGCGCCAGGCCACCGGGGTGATGGAACGGCAGATCGGGCAACTGGTCCGGCTGATTGACGATCTGATGGACGTGAGCCGCATCACCCGCGGCCACCTCACGCTGCAGCGCCAGCCGACCGACCTGCGGACGATCATCGAGAGCGCGATCGAGACCGCGCAGCCGCAACTGGCCGCCGCCGGCGTGAGCCTGTCCACCGACATTCCCGCGCAGCCCTGCCTGCTCGACGTGGATGCCACGCGCATCGCGCAAATCTTCCTGAACCTGTTGACCAACGCCGCCAAGTTCACGCCCACCGGCGGGCGCGTGTGGCTGACCGTCAAGCCGGGCACCGACCGCGTCGCGGTGGTGGTCCGCGACAGCGGCATCGGCCTCGCGCCAGAGGACCTGGACCGCGTGTTCGGCATGTTCGTGCAACTCAATCGCGACATGCGCCGGTCGCAAACCGGGTTGGGCATCGGCCTGACGCTGGTGAAGCAGATGGCCGAGTTGCACGGCGGCAGCGTGGCGGTCTGGAGCGAGGGGCTCGGCCACGGCAGCGAGTTCACGGTGACCCTGCCGCTCGCGCCGGTCGCCGCCCAGGCGGCGTCGGCCGACCGGCCGGCGCCGGCGCCGCGGCCGACGTGGCGAATCCTGGTCGCTGACGACAGCGAGGACGGCGCCGACAGCCTGGCGTTCCTGCTGCGGGCCGCCGGCCACGAAGTCCATACGGCCTATGACGGGCGCACCGCGATCCGGCTTGCTGAAGAGCTGCTGCCGGACGTGGTGCTGCTCGACATCGGCATGCCCGAGGTGTCCGGCTACGACGTGGCCCGCGCGATTCGGCGCGAAGGCTGGGGCCGCACCATGCGGTTGATTGCGCTCACCGGTTGGGGCCAGGCCGAGCATCGCCGCCGCTCGCTGGAGGTGGGCTTCGACGAGCACCTCGTGAAACCGGTTGAGCTGGATGTGCTCGAGGAGGTGCTCCAGTTGGGTATGCCGGCACCCATTTCAGGCAAGCCCCACTCGACCAGTTAG
- a CDS encoding hydroxymethylglutaryl-CoA lyase: MRLPARVSLVEVGPRDGLQNERALITTADKIAFVDHLSAAGCATIEVSAFVSPKWVPQMADAREVLAGITRRAGVRYTALVPNRAGLARAMEAGVTEIAIFAAASETFSQRNINQSIDASLTTYAEVCREALAADLTVRGYLSTCFGCPYEGPIAPAQVAAVARRLLDLGVFEVAISDTIGVAHPGQVPQVLDAVAAALPLNQVALHFHDTRGTALANVLAALDYGVTTFDSSAGGLGGCPFAPGAAGNLATEDLLYMLNGLGVDTGVSLARVAEASRFLESRLEHRLPSRYLQSMPE; the protein is encoded by the coding sequence GTGCGCCTCCCCGCGCGGGTGTCGCTCGTCGAAGTCGGCCCCCGCGACGGACTGCAAAACGAGCGCGCGCTGATCACGACCGCCGACAAGATCGCGTTTGTCGATCATCTGTCGGCCGCCGGCTGCGCCACCATCGAGGTGTCGGCGTTCGTGTCGCCGAAGTGGGTGCCGCAGATGGCCGACGCGCGCGAGGTCCTGGCCGGCATCACCCGGCGCGCGGGCGTCCGGTATACGGCGCTCGTGCCCAACCGTGCCGGCCTGGCGCGCGCCATGGAGGCGGGCGTGACGGAGATCGCGATTTTCGCCGCCGCTTCCGAGACGTTCAGCCAGCGAAACATCAACCAGTCGATCGACGCCTCGCTCACGACCTATGCCGAGGTGTGCCGCGAGGCGCTGGCCGCCGACCTCACGGTGCGCGGCTATCTTTCGACCTGCTTTGGCTGCCCGTACGAGGGGCCCATCGCGCCGGCGCAGGTGGCCGCCGTCGCGCGCCGCTTGCTGGATCTGGGTGTCTTCGAGGTCGCCATCAGCGACACGATTGGCGTGGCGCATCCGGGCCAGGTGCCGCAGGTGCTTGACGCCGTCGCCGCGGCGCTGCCGCTGAACCAGGTCGCCCTGCACTTCCACGACACACGCGGCACGGCGCTCGCCAACGTGCTGGCTGCCCTCGACTACGGGGTCACGACCTTCGACAGTTCGGCGGGCGGACTGGGCGGCTGCCCGTTTGCGCCCGGAGCCGCCGGCAACCTCGCCACCGAGGACCTTTTGTACATGCTGAACGGACTGGGCGTAGACACCGGCGTCAGCCTCGCCCGGGTCGCCGAGGCCTCGCGGTTTCTGGAGTCGCGTCTCGAGCACCGGCTCCCCTCTCGCTACCTGCAGTCGATGCCCGAGTAG
- a CDS encoding biotin carboxylase N-terminal domain-containing protein has product MTGSRGPVHRSLGGGGIRRLLIANRGEIAVRVIRACRDLAIETVAVYSDADADAEHVRAADYAVHLGAAPARDSYLDAAKVIAAARTAGADAVHPGYGFLSERAPFARACAEAGLVFVGPPAEALERMGSKVGARQLMVAAGVPVVPGEAPADQSDASLQAAIARVGFPALIKPSAGGGGIGMKIVRTAAEAIDALAAARREASASFGDSTLYIERLIERPRHVEIQVFADAHGTVVHLFERECSAQRRHQKMVEESPCPALAPSVRQAMGAAAVAAARAVGYQNAGTCEFLLEGDGETAQFYFLEMNTRLQVEHPVTECVVGVDLVRAQLLVAGGRPLPFTQDSLTQRGHAIECRIYAEDPAQGFIPQAGTILLYREPQGPGIRVDSGVTTGTTVSVYYDPMLAKLIVWGESREVARRRALTALRDFALLGIRTNIAFLLQLLEHEQFIAATIDTGFLDREGAALAAATVSELPPAALAAVAEHRRTSTPGTLGTLGTLGTDPFLTLGAWRG; this is encoded by the coding sequence GTGACCGGCTCCCGTGGACCTGTCCACCGTAGCCTTGGCGGCGGTGGAATTCGCCGGCTCCTAATCGCCAATCGCGGCGAGATCGCGGTCCGCGTGATTCGCGCGTGCCGCGACCTGGCGATCGAAACGGTGGCGGTCTATTCCGACGCCGACGCTGACGCCGAACACGTGCGCGCAGCAGACTACGCCGTCCACCTTGGCGCCGCACCCGCCCGCGACAGCTACCTCGACGCCGCGAAGGTGATCGCCGCGGCGCGCACCGCCGGCGCCGACGCCGTGCACCCCGGCTACGGCTTTCTCTCGGAGCGCGCGCCCTTCGCACGGGCGTGCGCAGAGGCCGGGCTGGTGTTCGTGGGCCCGCCGGCCGAGGCGCTCGAGCGAATGGGTTCGAAGGTCGGCGCGCGCCAGTTGATGGTCGCCGCAGGCGTCCCGGTCGTCCCGGGCGAGGCCCCCGCCGACCAGTCGGATGCGTCGCTCCAGGCGGCCATCGCGCGCGTGGGGTTTCCAGCGCTGATCAAGCCATCGGCCGGTGGCGGCGGCATCGGGATGAAGATTGTCCGCACGGCCGCCGAGGCCATCGATGCCCTGGCCGCGGCGCGACGCGAAGCCAGTGCCTCGTTCGGCGACAGCACGCTCTACATCGAGCGCCTCATCGAGCGGCCGCGGCACGTCGAGATCCAGGTGTTTGCCGACGCGCACGGTACTGTCGTGCACCTGTTCGAGCGCGAGTGCTCGGCGCAGCGCCGGCATCAGAAGATGGTCGAAGAAAGCCCCTGCCCTGCGCTGGCTCCGTCAGTTCGCCAGGCGATGGGCGCCGCCGCCGTAGCCGCGGCGCGAGCCGTGGGCTACCAGAACGCCGGCACCTGCGAGTTCCTGCTCGAGGGCGACGGCGAGACGGCGCAGTTCTACTTCCTGGAGATGAACACGCGCCTGCAGGTCGAACACCCGGTGACCGAATGCGTGGTCGGCGTCGACCTGGTGCGCGCCCAACTGCTGGTGGCCGGTGGCCGACCCCTGCCCTTTACGCAGGACAGCCTCACGCAGCGCGGCCACGCCATCGAGTGCCGCATCTATGCCGAAGACCCGGCACAGGGCTTTATTCCACAGGCCGGGACCATCCTGTTGTATCGGGAACCACAGGGGCCCGGCATTCGCGTTGACAGCGGCGTGACCACCGGCACCACCGTATCGGTGTACTACGACCCGATGCTGGCGAAGCTGATCGTCTGGGGCGAATCGCGTGAGGTCGCCCGGCGCCGCGCCCTCACCGCCCTGCGCGACTTCGCCCTGCTCGGTATTCGCACCAATATCGCCTTTCTGCTGCAGCTGCTCGAACACGAACAGTTCATCGCCGCGACCATCGACACGGGCTTCCTGGATCGCGAAGGCGCGGCGCTGGCCGCCGCCACCGTCAGCGAGCTACCGCCGGCCGCGCTCGCCGCCGTCGCCGAACACCGCCGTACGAGCACCCCAGGCACCCTAGGCACCCTAGGCACCCTAGGCACCGATCCCTTTTTAACCCTCGGAGCCTGGCGTGGCTGA
- a CDS encoding OmpA family protein, with product MSATSWIVAGLLVIAGPAAAQQTATTGNPSQASSQPADERGRVAVTPDGDAGLWWVPVADTNGKGNWRGSAQRNSRNTPQGLMNIADFTANVSYGFGDRFDVYAAWDFIERIDRDIATLFVPSDPDQGGIDTFRPYARERWTGNKRGDMRVGGKYALLSEGSGDPFSLAARVTMNLPTGDSDNGTGEGSVAADFSGVLSRWISNKVVLSGTAGYYLRKNPQDPVVIHVPNNFHWGAGIGLTPSPSWLIHGEILGDHPVRDNAALETRLIGEDGSVSTDNSFVDRQTSFTTGLTWFASNGFFVGAEVRLDTPRPARIAASESSRSDYLDYHVRIGWSPRRTPPPPPVVTPPPPVAPAAPVAPPAPPPARVEPPPPAPPVKVYTFEDVHFDFDRYTLRAEAQRVLEQALAAMKENPTLRLTVEGHTCSIGTSEYNMALGERRSNAVRDYLVQNGINASRLESVSFGEERPKHDNMREETRRLNRRAALVVRLDAAPQ from the coding sequence ATGAGTGCCACATCCTGGATAGTCGCAGGACTTCTCGTAATCGCAGGACCCGCGGCCGCGCAACAGACGGCCACGACCGGCAACCCGTCACAGGCAAGTTCGCAGCCCGCTGATGAGCGCGGTCGAGTCGCGGTTACTCCCGACGGAGACGCCGGTCTCTGGTGGGTGCCGGTCGCCGACACCAACGGCAAGGGCAACTGGCGCGGCTCCGCCCAGCGCAACTCGCGCAACACGCCCCAGGGTCTGATGAACATTGCCGATTTCACGGCCAATGTGTCCTACGGCTTTGGTGACCGCTTCGACGTCTACGCCGCCTGGGACTTCATCGAACGCATCGACCGCGACATCGCGACACTGTTCGTGCCGTCCGATCCGGACCAGGGGGGCATCGACACCTTCAGGCCCTACGCCCGCGAGCGCTGGACCGGCAACAAGCGCGGTGACATGCGTGTCGGCGGCAAGTACGCGCTGCTCAGCGAGGGCTCGGGCGACCCGTTCAGCCTGGCCGCGCGGGTGACAATGAACCTCCCGACCGGCGACTCCGACAACGGCACCGGCGAGGGCTCGGTCGCCGCCGACTTCTCCGGTGTGCTGAGCCGCTGGATCTCGAACAAGGTCGTCCTCTCCGGTACCGCCGGTTACTACCTCCGCAAGAATCCGCAGGATCCGGTCGTGATCCACGTCCCCAACAATTTCCACTGGGGCGCGGGCATTGGCCTGACGCCGAGCCCGTCGTGGCTCATCCACGGCGAGATCCTGGGCGATCATCCCGTGCGCGACAACGCGGCTCTCGAAACCCGGCTGATCGGTGAAGACGGCAGCGTCAGCACGGACAACAGCTTCGTGGACCGCCAAACCTCGTTCACGACCGGCCTGACCTGGTTCGCAAGCAACGGGTTCTTCGTCGGTGCGGAGGTCAGGCTCGACACGCCCAGGCCCGCCCGCATTGCCGCTTCCGAGTCTTCGCGCTCGGACTACCTGGACTACCACGTCCGCATTGGTTGGAGCCCGCGCCGTACGCCTCCGCCGCCACCGGTCGTGACGCCTCCGCCGCCCGTCGCGCCGGCCGCGCCGGTCGCACCGCCTGCCCCGCCACCGGCGAGGGTCGAACCGCCGCCACCGGCCCCGCCGGTCAAGGTCTACACCTTCGAAGACGTGCACTTCGACTTCGACCGCTACACCCTGCGCGCCGAAGCGCAGCGCGTGCTCGAGCAGGCCCTGGCGGCGATGAAAGAGAACCCGACATTGCGGCTGACCGTCGAAGGTCACACCTGCAGCATCGGCACCTCGGAATACAACATGGCCCTGGGCGAGCGCCGCTCGAACGCGGTGCGCGATTACCTGGTTCAGAACGGCATCAACGCCAGCCGTCTCGAATCGGTGAGCTTCGGCGAAGAACGGCCCAAGCACGACAACATGCGCGAAGAGACTCGCCGGCTGAACCGCCGCGCGGCGCTCGTCGTGCGCCTGGATGCAGCCCCGCAGTAG
- a CDS encoding biotin/lipoyl-containing protein, with translation MAEPVVTPLGDGWYLVDDGERRWRVAVAGAGDTQWVFVNGQVATLDVSRPGRRRGKKTDAGVMSPMPATVVAIHVAPGQAVSEGELLIVLEAMKMELPIRAPRDGVVKTVGCRVGELVPPGVNLLEFA, from the coding sequence GTGGCTGAGCCCGTGGTCACTCCACTCGGCGATGGTTGGTATCTCGTGGACGATGGCGAGCGGCGGTGGCGCGTGGCCGTGGCGGGAGCCGGTGACACGCAGTGGGTGTTCGTCAACGGCCAGGTGGCGACGCTCGACGTGTCGAGGCCCGGGCGCCGGCGCGGTAAAAAGACCGACGCCGGCGTCATGTCGCCCATGCCGGCCACCGTCGTCGCCATCCATGTCGCGCCGGGACAGGCCGTGTCCGAAGGCGAGTTGCTGATCGTGCTCGAGGCCATGAAGATGGAGCTGCCCATCCGGGCGCCGCGCGACGGCGTGGTCAAGACGGTGGGCTGCCGCGTCGGCGAGCTGGTCCCGCCGGGCGTCAACCTGTTGGAGTTCGCGTAG